The Vibrio kanaloae genome has a window encoding:
- the cyoE gene encoding heme o synthase: MDHLQHERQHEVVGQGMLKKYLSITKPGIIFGNLISVAAGFFLAAKTEPASAMLLLTTLAGVGLVIASGCVVNNIFDRDIDQKMKRTQNRELVQGNINTDVAFVYALVLLLAGTALLFQFANPISAVMVLLGYVFYVFFYTMWYKRTSVYGTLVGSISGAVPPLVGYLAVTNYISLEAVLLFVMFCLWQMPHSYAIAMFRLQDYRDAGIPVLPVKEGVDKAHQHMKAYVVAFGAVALALFLLGEAGYEYLAVSAAVCFMWTKVTFRKVDCLNYIQWSKTVFKVSLLVVMSISGVLGIELIPLPFL, encoded by the coding sequence ATGGATCATCTACAACATGAACGTCAACATGAAGTTGTAGGCCAAGGTATGCTGAAAAAATATTTGTCTATTACCAAACCGGGCATCATTTTCGGCAACCTGATTTCTGTTGCGGCGGGTTTCTTCCTCGCCGCAAAAACAGAACCCGCCAGTGCGATGTTGTTACTAACAACATTAGCGGGCGTGGGGCTGGTGATTGCATCAGGTTGTGTTGTGAACAACATCTTTGACCGAGATATCGACCAGAAGATGAAGCGCACACAAAATCGAGAATTGGTTCAGGGCAACATCAATACAGACGTAGCGTTCGTCTATGCCTTGGTTTTATTGCTAGCCGGCACAGCGCTGCTGTTTCAGTTCGCTAACCCGATCTCTGCGGTCATGGTGTTGCTTGGCTATGTGTTTTACGTCTTTTTCTACACCATGTGGTACAAGCGTACATCGGTTTACGGCACTTTAGTGGGTAGTATTTCGGGAGCAGTGCCGCCATTGGTGGGCTATTTGGCGGTGACTAATTACATCAGCCTTGAAGCGGTGTTGTTGTTCGTGATGTTCTGCTTATGGCAAATGCCACACTCGTATGCGATTGCAATGTTCCGCCTTCAAGATTACCGAGATGCAGGTATTCCTGTGTTACCGGTGAAAGAGGGCGTCGACAAAGCACATCAGCACATGAAAGCGTATGTGGTTGCTTTTGGTGCGGTTGCACTGGCGTTGTTCTTACTCGGAGAAGCGGGTTACGAATACCTAGCGGTGTCGGCAGCGGTTTGCTTTATGTGGACTAAAGTGACATTCCGAAAAGTCGATTGCCTAAACTACATTCAGTGGTCAAAGACTGTTTTCAAGGTCTCTCTGCTGGTTGTGATGAGCATCAGTGGCGTACTCGGGATAGAACTGATTCCGTTGCCTTTTTTGTAA
- a CDS encoding glycosyl transferase family protein gives MSSILECIRTVGRGERGRKPLSFEQAYRIMDEYLSGKVGDDQMAMLLMLIRVQNETNEEIAGFVKAFQSRVPDLGADIDWPCYAGKRNDTASGKPWNLLAAKILAENGYKVLMHGYMDKPSGRTHVETYLDLVGVRRAADPQDAKQILEVDGIAYLPLVNFAPEAQTMIGWKHRYGLRTPINTVVRALNPGGGRLGLRGSFHPGFPQLHAEVEHVIGNKSHSVISFKGMNGESEYNPKVSQTVWMSSPEKVESFYWEGTMNAELPLPSECVLGTPEDEMELMANSVVDSMTAILFAETHDKAEAYAKALHLWEAYCES, from the coding sequence ATGAGTAGTATTTTAGAGTGTATTCGTACTGTTGGACGAGGGGAAAGGGGGCGTAAGCCTTTATCGTTCGAACAAGCCTATCGCATCATGGATGAGTATTTAAGCGGAAAGGTCGGTGACGACCAAATGGCGATGCTATTGATGTTAATTCGTGTACAAAATGAAACCAACGAAGAGATAGCTGGCTTTGTAAAAGCATTCCAATCACGAGTGCCTGACTTGGGCGCTGATATCGATTGGCCTTGCTACGCCGGTAAGCGGAACGATACCGCTAGTGGTAAACCGTGGAACTTACTTGCTGCGAAGATATTGGCAGAAAATGGCTATAAAGTCTTGATGCATGGTTATATGGATAAGCCAAGCGGTCGTACACACGTTGAGACTTATTTAGATCTCGTTGGTGTTCGTAGAGCGGCCGATCCACAAGACGCGAAACAGATCCTAGAAGTTGATGGCATTGCATATCTACCTCTAGTGAATTTTGCTCCAGAAGCTCAAACTATGATTGGTTGGAAGCACCGTTATGGGTTGAGGACGCCAATCAACACTGTAGTTAGAGCATTAAACCCAGGTGGTGGCCGTTTAGGGTTACGTGGCAGTTTCCACCCAGGCTTTCCTCAGTTACACGCTGAAGTTGAGCATGTCATTGGCAATAAATCCCACTCGGTAATTTCATTTAAAGGCATGAATGGCGAGTCGGAATATAACCCTAAGGTTAGCCAAACGGTTTGGATGAGCTCACCTGAAAAGGTGGAGTCTTTCTATTGGGAAGGGACCATGAACGCAGAACTGCCTCTGCCTTCTGAATGTGTCTTGGGTACTCCGGAAGATGAGATGGAGCTAATGGCGAATAGTGTGGTTGACAGTATGACGGCGATTTTATTTGCAGAAACACATGACAAAGCTGAAGCCTATGCAAAAGCATTGCATCTTTGGGAAGCTTATTGTGAAAGTTAG
- a CDS encoding peptidylprolyl isomerase produces the protein MIIMSTNFGDIEIELNLEKAPVSSKNFLKYCQDGFYEGTTFHRVIEGFMIQGGGHTIDMTEKPTRAPIVNEANRGLKNVIGSVAMARTDAPHSATAQFFINLDNNDFLDHTSTTNAGWGYAVFGKVSAGMDVVSKIAAAPTTMRWGHEDVPCEDIVITKVSINE, from the coding sequence ATGATCATTATGAGCACCAACTTTGGCGATATCGAAATTGAACTCAACCTTGAGAAAGCACCTGTCAGCTCTAAAAACTTCCTTAAATACTGCCAAGATGGTTTCTACGAAGGCACCACATTTCACCGTGTTATTGAAGGTTTCATGATTCAAGGAGGTGGACACACTATCGACATGACAGAAAAACCAACTCGCGCACCCATCGTCAACGAAGCAAACCGTGGCTTGAAGAATGTCATTGGCTCTGTGGCGATGGCTCGCACAGACGCACCACATTCTGCGACAGCACAATTCTTTATCAACCTTGATAACAATGACTTTTTAGACCACACCTCTACCACAAATGCAGGCTGGGGCTATGCTGTGTTTGGTAAAGTATCTGCGGGCATGGATGTAGTCAGCAAAATCGCTGCCGCCCCAACGACCATGCGTTGGGGACATGAAGATGTGCCTTGCGAAGATATCGTGATCACTAAAGTCAGCATCAACGAATAG
- the udp gene encoding uridine phosphorylase, whose translation MSQAVFHLGVTEADLNGATLAIIPGDPARVQKIAEEMENPVFLASHREYTLYRAELDGKSVVVCSTGIGGPSTSIAVEELAQLGVRTFLRVGTTGAIQPHVKVGDMIVSTGSVRLDGASLHFAPMEFPAVADFDVATAMKAAVEESGADVHMGVTASSDTFYPGQERYDTFSGRVVKRFQGSMQEWQDMGVLNFEMESATLLTMCASSGLKAGCVAGVIINRTQKETPDHDTLKVTEARSIKVVVEAARKML comes from the coding sequence ATGTCTCAAGCTGTTTTCCACTTAGGTGTTACTGAAGCAGATCTTAACGGTGCTACTCTTGCGATCATCCCTGGTGATCCTGCTCGTGTTCAAAAAATTGCAGAAGAGATGGAAAATCCAGTCTTTCTTGCTAGCCACCGTGAATACACACTTTATCGTGCAGAGCTAGACGGCAAGTCAGTTGTGGTGTGCTCAACAGGTATTGGTGGCCCATCTACTTCTATCGCCGTTGAAGAGCTTGCTCAACTTGGTGTTCGCACCTTCCTACGTGTTGGTACGACGGGTGCTATCCAACCACACGTAAAAGTGGGAGATATGATTGTTTCAACTGGTTCTGTTCGTCTAGACGGTGCTAGCTTGCACTTTGCACCGATGGAGTTCCCAGCGGTTGCTGACTTTGATGTTGCAACGGCGATGAAAGCGGCAGTTGAAGAATCAGGTGCAGACGTTCACATGGGCGTAACCGCTTCAAGTGATACTTTCTACCCAGGTCAAGAGCGTTACGATACATTCTCTGGTCGCGTTGTTAAGCGTTTCCAAGGTTCTATGCAAGAATGGCAAGACATGGGTGTTCTAAACTTTGAAATGGAATCAGCCACACTACTAACAATGTGTGCAAGTTCTGGTTTGAAGGCGGGTTGTGTTGCTGGTGTCATCATCAACCGTACTCAAAAAGAAACGCCTGATCACGACACTCTAAAAGTGACTGAAGCACGCTCAATCAAAGTCGTTGTAGAAGCTGCCCGTAAAATGCTTTAA
- the cyoD gene encoding cytochrome o ubiquinol oxidase subunit IV yields the protein MELHLDSGATDYVKGFIASLILTIIPFYIVWSHALPSTETYVILFGCALVQIFVHFKYFLHMEAKSSDGRWNLVSLMFTAIVVLILIAGSVWIIYNMNVNMKL from the coding sequence ATGGAACTGCATCTAGACAGCGGTGCAACGGATTACGTGAAAGGCTTTATTGCGTCACTAATTCTGACCATTATTCCGTTCTACATTGTGTGGTCACATGCGCTACCAAGCACGGAAACTTACGTGATCTTGTTCGGTTGTGCGCTGGTACAAATCTTTGTGCACTTTAAGTACTTCTTGCACATGGAAGCGAAATCTTCTGATGGACGTTGGAACTTGGTGTCACTGATGTTTACCGCCATTGTTGTATTGATTCTTATCGCTGGCTCGGTATGGATCATCTACAACATGAACGTCAACATGAAGTTGTAG
- a CDS encoding DMT family transporter encodes MMNVKSMRGELYLLFATLLAGVGWIASKLVVLEMPGPVFIGVRFFVASLILLPFCIHHIRKLSLKQILSLCGVGLLLSASLQVWVFAVSVTESLSEGAFIMSLAMIIAPFVSWILFRVKPNRAFWMSFPIAIIGMLLLTLGNGWNVEQSQIYFLLASMLLSVHFVMNKRVITNIKPIASICVQLFVVGASGLAFSAMTTQPDFEITRSLIFWFIVSAVVATSIRYLLQTVGQHSVNMEVAALIMILEPVWTLLLSVGVLGESVETQKLLGGTVIIASLFCYIKWSRRK; translated from the coding sequence ATGATGAACGTGAAATCGATGCGTGGAGAACTTTACCTCCTATTTGCCACCCTGCTAGCTGGGGTAGGGTGGATCGCATCTAAGTTGGTGGTATTGGAAATGCCGGGGCCAGTGTTCATCGGTGTGCGATTTTTTGTTGCAAGCCTTATTTTATTGCCATTCTGTATTCATCATATTCGCAAGCTCTCGCTTAAGCAGATCTTGTCCCTTTGTGGGGTGGGGTTGTTGCTGTCTGCCTCATTGCAAGTATGGGTATTTGCGGTTTCGGTAACCGAAAGCTTGTCTGAAGGGGCCTTTATCATGAGCTTAGCCATGATCATTGCGCCGTTTGTTTCTTGGATTCTGTTTCGAGTTAAGCCTAATCGTGCGTTTTGGATGTCTTTCCCAATTGCGATCATCGGTATGTTATTACTGACCTTAGGCAATGGCTGGAATGTTGAACAGAGTCAGATCTATTTCTTATTGGCGTCGATGCTGCTCTCTGTACATTTCGTAATGAACAAGCGTGTGATTACTAATATCAAACCTATCGCTTCAATATGCGTGCAGCTGTTTGTTGTGGGTGCTAGTGGCTTGGCATTTTCTGCAATGACGACTCAACCTGATTTTGAAATAACTCGTTCGTTGATCTTCTGGTTTATTGTGTCTGCGGTGGTCGCAACCTCTATTCGCTATTTGTTGCAAACCGTCGGTCAACACTCCGTGAATATGGAAGTGGCTGCATTGATTATGATTCTAGAGCCTGTATGGACACTATTACTGAGTGTTGGCGTGCTAGGAGAAAGTGTTGAAACGCAGAAGCTGCTTGGTGGTACGGTGATTATTGCTTCACTGTTTTGTTATATCAAATGGTCGAGACGAAAATAA
- a CDS encoding zinc/cadmium/mercury/lead-transporting ATPase has translation MCAKHAVCRSTKVDVQPQAAGASCSSPKISSITAAGTSSACCSSVAASSPSGDDCCGSDSGEEDSHSSTLSLDAKFSKSWLVAGMDCPACARKIENAISNIDGVIQAKVLFATEKLVVKFEKESLVDTIEQVSMKTGFPLTEVGAKKEKQQPETFWQAHIQPNLQIIAIAASMLIAALLRNSFPQFSEGLFIATCLLGLYPVAKKAVQLARSGTPFAIETLMSVAALGALYLGETIEAAMVLLLFLIGERLEAFASSRARSGVQALMALVPENATKIINGERTEVAVSELVPGDVIEVSAGSRLPADGQLNTDSASFDESALTGESVPVEHIEGSSIMAGAVVVDKVVLITITSKQGENAIDRILHLIEEAESRKAPLERFLDKFSRWYTPLMMLVALLVIITPPLLFAQPWETWVYRGLALLLIACPCALVISTPAAITSGLAAAAKRGALIKGGAALEQLGKIQTIAFDKTGTLTEGKPQVTDIQPLSGWQQDVMLRVVGAIEVGSTHPLAQSLVAKVKELKIDIPESHNKKALIGSGVEGDVDGIKYQVLAPSKVSFDLATDVVSQVEALEGEGKTVVIALELKHQEESTDQVTPIGLIAWQDTLRSDAKVAIERLNDLGIQSIMLTGDNPRSAAAISSKIGMQYKASLLPSDKVSYVEELSQQSHVAMVGDGINDAPAMKTANVGIAMGGGTDVALETADSALTHNRLTELSAMIELSQSTMNNIRQNVALALGLKAVFLVTSLLGITGLWVAVLADTGATALVTLNALRLLRFKSKAD, from the coding sequence ATGTGCGCAAAACATGCAGTGTGCCGCTCAACAAAAGTGGACGTTCAACCTCAAGCGGCAGGAGCAAGCTGCTCTAGCCCTAAAATTTCAAGCATTACCGCAGCAGGTACTTCATCTGCATGTTGCAGTTCTGTTGCTGCGTCTTCGCCGTCTGGAGATGATTGTTGTGGGTCGGACAGTGGAGAAGAAGACAGTCACTCCTCAACCTTATCTCTTGATGCCAAATTCTCCAAAAGTTGGCTGGTGGCCGGAATGGACTGTCCAGCTTGTGCAAGAAAAATAGAGAACGCGATCAGTAACATTGACGGTGTGATTCAAGCGAAGGTTCTTTTTGCTACCGAAAAGTTGGTTGTGAAATTCGAAAAAGAAAGTCTCGTCGACACCATTGAACAAGTCTCTATGAAAACTGGCTTCCCACTAACCGAAGTGGGGGCGAAGAAAGAAAAACAACAACCAGAGACGTTTTGGCAAGCTCATATCCAACCTAATTTACAAATCATAGCGATTGCAGCCTCAATGCTGATCGCTGCTCTTCTGAGAAACTCGTTCCCTCAATTCAGCGAAGGCTTATTTATCGCAACCTGTTTACTTGGCTTATATCCAGTAGCGAAAAAGGCGGTTCAATTAGCGCGATCTGGGACACCTTTCGCGATAGAAACTTTAATGAGTGTCGCTGCTCTTGGTGCTCTATATCTTGGTGAAACCATTGAAGCAGCCATGGTATTACTGTTGTTCTTGATTGGTGAGCGTTTGGAGGCTTTTGCTTCATCAAGAGCAAGAAGTGGTGTGCAAGCCCTAATGGCACTGGTGCCAGAGAATGCGACTAAAATTATCAACGGCGAACGGACTGAAGTTGCAGTGAGTGAGCTGGTACCTGGTGATGTTATCGAAGTTTCTGCAGGATCTCGTTTACCCGCTGATGGTCAACTGAATACAGATTCCGCGAGTTTTGATGAAAGTGCATTGACTGGCGAATCTGTCCCAGTTGAACATATCGAAGGCAGCAGCATCATGGCTGGCGCTGTGGTTGTGGATAAAGTCGTTCTTATCACTATCACATCAAAGCAGGGTGAGAATGCGATCGACCGTATTCTTCATTTGATTGAAGAGGCGGAATCTCGTAAAGCACCTCTGGAGCGCTTCCTTGATAAGTTCAGCCGTTGGTACACGCCATTAATGATGTTGGTTGCCTTGTTGGTGATCATCACGCCTCCACTGTTGTTCGCTCAACCTTGGGAAACCTGGGTATACCGCGGCCTAGCGCTATTGTTGATTGCTTGCCCTTGTGCCTTGGTTATCTCAACGCCAGCTGCGATTACTTCTGGTTTGGCTGCTGCGGCAAAACGTGGCGCGCTAATTAAAGGCGGCGCGGCACTAGAACAACTTGGCAAAATTCAAACGATTGCCTTCGATAAGACGGGTACATTGACGGAGGGGAAACCTCAGGTTACCGATATTCAGCCTCTATCGGGTTGGCAGCAAGACGTAATGTTACGCGTAGTGGGTGCTATTGAAGTCGGTTCTACTCATCCATTGGCGCAGTCGCTGGTGGCGAAAGTAAAAGAGCTGAAGATAGACATCCCAGAATCACACAATAAGAAGGCGCTGATTGGTAGTGGTGTCGAAGGTGATGTCGATGGCATTAAATACCAAGTGTTGGCTCCTTCTAAAGTCAGTTTCGATCTTGCTACTGATGTTGTGTCTCAGGTAGAAGCTCTAGAAGGTGAGGGTAAGACGGTTGTTATTGCTCTAGAGCTTAAGCATCAAGAAGAATCAACAGATCAAGTGACACCTATTGGATTGATTGCGTGGCAAGATACGTTACGCAGTGACGCTAAGGTTGCGATTGAACGACTTAATGACTTGGGTATTCAATCTATCATGCTGACGGGTGACAACCCACGCAGTGCGGCTGCTATAAGTAGCAAGATTGGTATGCAATACAAGGCGAGCTTACTTCCAAGTGACAAGGTGTCTTATGTTGAAGAGCTTTCTCAACAATCGCATGTTGCGATGGTCGGGGATGGTATTAATGATGCGCCAGCGATGAAAACCGCTAATGTGGGTATAGCGATGGGCGGCGGTACTGATGTTGCCCTAGAAACCGCCGATTCTGCACTCACGCATAACCGATTAACTGAACTATCAGCGATGATTGAATTGTCACAGTCGACGATGAACAATATTCGTCAAAACGTAGCACTCGCGCTTGGCTTAAAAGCCGTATTCTTGGTGACCAGTTTGCTTGGGATTACTGGTTTATGGGTTGCGGTGTTGGCTGATACTGGCGCGACAGCTCTAGTTACACTGAATGCTCTACGTCTGCTTCGATTTAAATCTAAAGCGGATTAA
- a CDS encoding CBS domain-containing protein codes for MHSIKVKDYMTKQVVTFTPDMPLSLALDKVMRSPHMGGPVIDDNEQVIGFLSEQDLLDKLVKVSYFCQDTHIVRDCMYQEVLSVSPELSIIELADMMQVGKPKAYPVIDNKKLVGMITRSDVLKAIGKNLNECFKHQV; via the coding sequence ATGCATTCAATAAAAGTGAAAGATTACATGACGAAGCAGGTTGTGACATTCACTCCTGATATGCCTTTAAGTCTAGCGTTAGATAAAGTGATGCGAAGTCCTCATATGGGAGGACCTGTAATTGATGATAACGAGCAAGTTATCGGTTTCCTCTCGGAACAAGATTTATTAGATAAACTGGTCAAGGTTAGCTACTTCTGCCAAGACACCCACATCGTGCGCGATTGCATGTACCAAGAGGTGTTATCGGTATCGCCTGAATTGTCAATTATTGAATTGGCAGACATGATGCAGGTTGGCAAGCCTAAAGCTTACCCAGTGATTGATAATAAAAAACTGGTGGGCATGATAACAAGATCGGATGTTTTAAAAGCAATAGGCAAGAATTTAAATGAATGCTTCAAACATCAGGTGTAG
- a CDS encoding DUF1887 family protein, which produces MAVHVGIIDQDPIRLITPLLDNRTTSTHIVFIGDKNQASMYQRLHNVLQKRDITSEFFEIPTIVNTSAIKESIQSLAEDLKARGQEVKLNASCGLRHRLLSVYEVFRTYHWPIFVVEPNSDKLCWLYPNGKEDTQVQDRITIDDYLTVFGARGEFSDVKLSPQLDQKLYELGERWASNALELGPGLATLNYLATTCRKEQKLDVGLSEKQQGYRELNMLLNDLVEAKIATYNNGILTFANEDARRFSNGEWLETLVHSTVKQIQDDMPTIQDRSLNVQVYRQLGEREVRNELDVASVVNNKLHIIECKTKGMRDDGDDTLYKLESLRDLLGGLQARAMLVSFRPLRHNDITRAEDLGLALIGPEELKDLKTHLKVWFTAAGGNEDLEC; this is translated from the coding sequence ATGGCTGTTCATGTTGGTATTATCGATCAAGACCCCATTCGCTTGATCACCCCACTACTCGATAACCGAACGACCAGCACTCATATTGTGTTTATCGGTGACAAGAATCAAGCAAGTATGTATCAACGCTTGCACAACGTTTTGCAAAAACGCGACATTACGAGTGAGTTTTTCGAAATCCCGACGATCGTAAACACGTCGGCTATTAAGGAATCTATCCAAAGCTTAGCAGAAGACCTCAAGGCACGTGGCCAAGAAGTCAAGCTCAACGCTAGCTGCGGCCTACGTCACCGCTTACTTTCCGTTTACGAAGTCTTTCGCACTTATCATTGGCCCATTTTTGTAGTTGAACCAAACAGCGACAAACTGTGCTGGCTCTACCCAAACGGCAAAGAAGATACACAAGTCCAAGACCGTATTACTATCGATGACTACCTGACGGTATTTGGTGCTCGTGGTGAATTCAGCGACGTAAAACTGTCTCCTCAGCTTGATCAAAAACTTTATGAATTGGGTGAGCGCTGGGCAAGCAATGCACTAGAATTAGGCCCTGGCCTTGCGACATTAAACTATCTAGCAACGACCTGCCGTAAAGAACAGAAGCTTGATGTTGGACTGTCTGAGAAACAACAAGGCTACCGTGAACTGAACATGCTATTGAACGATCTGGTTGAAGCTAAGATTGCGACTTACAATAATGGTATTTTGACCTTTGCCAATGAAGACGCGCGTCGCTTCTCAAACGGTGAATGGTTGGAAACTCTGGTTCACAGTACCGTGAAACAAATCCAAGATGACATGCCGACAATACAAGACCGTTCGTTGAATGTTCAGGTATACCGTCAGCTCGGTGAACGTGAGGTTCGAAACGAGCTTGATGTTGCATCAGTGGTGAACAATAAACTGCACATAATCGAATGTAAGACCAAAGGCATGCGCGATGATGGTGATGACACCTTATATAAACTGGAATCGCTAAGAGATTTATTGGGTGGCCTGCAAGCACGTGCAATGTTGGTGAGCTTCCGTCCTCTCCGTCATAATGATATCACTCGTGCTGAAGACCTTGGATTAGCATTGATTGGCCCTGAAGAATTGAAAGATCTCAAAACACACCTAAAAGTATGGTTTACAGCGGCTGGTGGTAACGAAGATTTAGAGTGCTAA
- a CDS encoding MATE family efflux transporter gives MSNQTAKFVEGSTMRHILMMSGAGSVGLMALFVVDLLDMLFISMLGQVELAAAVGFAGTLTFFATSVSIGTSIAMGALVSKAIGYKDRDQARNLSVSIMLTAFVISSTVATVMFVYIPELLTAIGAKGVAAERAQAYLQILLPSGPFLALAMAAGAGLRAAGDAKRSMWATLSGGIVNAILDPLFIFGFGWNIEGAAIASVIARFSVLFFSLYPLIRSHQLVAPPSLGQWRINIRPILTIAIPAIIANTATPIGNAIVTTGIAQYGEDFVAGFAVIGRLTPVCFAAIFALSGAVGPIIGQNFGAERMDRVKETLNNSLLVATIYTIAVCIVLYLAQGYVIQGFSLQGDAAIIVAAFCTYVAFTFTFNGALFVANTSFNNLGKPLYSTALNLGKATLGTLPFVYLGSLWYGALGVLYGQALGNILFGLLGILVLRHHIAELMQGSEVDHGEEDVSIVSLNTPPFCSHDAVLIDDVSANREECKKFKS, from the coding sequence ATGTCAAATCAAACTGCAAAGTTTGTGGAAGGTTCGACGATGCGCCATATATTGATGATGTCGGGAGCCGGCTCTGTTGGTTTGATGGCGTTATTTGTTGTCGATTTACTCGATATGTTGTTCATCAGTATGTTGGGACAGGTTGAATTGGCTGCGGCAGTTGGTTTTGCAGGGACACTCACTTTTTTCGCCACTTCAGTTTCGATTGGTACTTCAATTGCCATGGGTGCCCTGGTATCGAAAGCGATAGGCTACAAAGACAGAGACCAAGCTCGAAACCTTAGTGTTAGTATTATGTTGACTGCGTTTGTCATTAGTTCGACGGTGGCTACGGTTATGTTCGTTTATATCCCTGAGTTGCTGACTGCCATTGGCGCCAAAGGCGTTGCGGCAGAACGGGCTCAAGCTTACCTACAGATTTTATTGCCAAGTGGGCCATTTCTAGCCCTGGCGATGGCGGCAGGTGCTGGTTTAAGAGCGGCAGGTGATGCAAAGCGTTCGATGTGGGCGACTTTGTCAGGCGGGATCGTGAACGCGATCTTAGACCCTCTATTTATCTTTGGTTTTGGTTGGAACATAGAAGGGGCAGCAATTGCTTCTGTCATTGCACGTTTTTCGGTTCTTTTCTTTTCGCTTTATCCTCTTATTCGTAGTCATCAGTTGGTTGCTCCACCTTCTTTAGGGCAGTGGCGTATTAATATTCGCCCTATTTTGACAATCGCAATTCCAGCCATTATTGCTAATACAGCAACGCCGATCGGTAATGCGATCGTGACGACTGGTATCGCACAATATGGTGAGGATTTCGTTGCTGGTTTTGCGGTCATTGGTCGTTTAACACCTGTTTGTTTTGCCGCTATTTTTGCATTATCCGGTGCCGTGGGACCAATCATTGGCCAGAACTTCGGGGCTGAAAGAATGGACCGAGTTAAAGAAACATTGAATAACTCTTTGTTAGTGGCAACGATTTACACCATTGCTGTTTGTATTGTGTTGTATTTAGCTCAGGGCTACGTGATTCAAGGCTTTAGCCTTCAGGGAGACGCGGCCATTATTGTTGCTGCTTTCTGTACTTATGTTGCCTTTACTTTTACCTTTAATGGCGCGTTATTTGTAGCGAATACTTCTTTTAATAACCTAGGTAAGCCACTTTACTCAACGGCGCTTAACTTAGGTAAAGCGACATTAGGTACTCTGCCATTCGTGTACTTGGGTTCACTATGGTATGGCGCGTTAGGCGTGTTGTATGGACAGGCATTAGGTAATATTTTGTTTGGATTGTTGGGGATCTTGGTTCTTCGTCATCATATTGCTGAGCTCATGCAAGGATCTGAAGTCGATCATGGTGAAGAGGATGTATCGATAGTCAGTTTGAATACCCCGCCATTTTGTTCGCACGATGCTGTTCTGATCGATGATGTGTCGGCGAATCGGGAAGAATGTAAAAAATTCAAATCATAA